The genomic DNA TGCAATTCCATCTGGTGAAGCTGATTTTGCATCTGCACAAAGTTCGATGGCGTATTTGTCGGGAGAGCTTGGGGTACTGGCGCGGGGGTTGGCCGTCCAAAACCGAGCCCGAATCCAATTTGCCTTGCACCGGGCGGGATTCCATTATTCGCTTGTTGCGCCGGGGCATTGCCTTGATGAATTTGTTGGTGGAAATTGCGGAAGAGATCACCCCGACCAGCTCCAAAACCAATCCGGAATGGTCCAAATTGGAATATACGGGCTCTCGGTAGGTTATCAGCCGGTCCATTCTGACCAAAAGGCTGATTGCCAGCCGGCACGTTTGGTTGCGGACCGGCGCCACCGTTGCCTTGAACAAGATTGATATTTGCGGGAGGGTGATCGCGGCCACGCGTAGGCGCCATGACGGGACGTCGGCAGGTGGGACAATTCTGCTGCCTTTCTAACCAACTCCGAAGGCAAGAAAAATGTAAGATGTGACCACAGGGAAGTTTCTTTGGACGTAATCTTTCGGGAATCCGAGGCCTTGGCTGAGCAGGTGCTGCCCCACCCTCACCAACGCCCGCAGGCTCCTGCCAATGAGCCATCTCTTCACGACAAATGATACATACATCTTCTCTTGCTACCTCCTCAGGCGTGGCATCTGGGTAGCGCTCGTTCATGTCCCGGGTCGCATTGCGGTAGCGGACGAAATCCGTGATCCGTCGGACGAAAGAACGGATAGTGACGACGACGTCGCGAAGGATATGGATAGGCAGGCCGTAAAACATGAAAAGGATGGCGAAGAAACTCAAGTAGACCGTCAACTTGAAGAAATCGGTAAGTAAATCGAGGTAGAAGATCCAACGACCCTTCTCCTCCCAGCCTGGAACATCAATCTCCATCTGGTCGATATCATTCTCGTCCGGAAGATCGGCAGCTGGAGGCGTCTCTCCGGTTTGGGCATTTTGGCGTAGGGCCTCTTCTCTGGCCGCACGAATCTCCCGGCGGCGCTCTTCAACCTTGGCCTTTATCTGCTGCCGTGTGATGTATAGCTCAACTAGTGAGATGGTGTACCTGGCGGCGGTCGAGCTGGAAAGGATGGTAAGGATGGCAAATTCAAACCCGAACATAACCATCATATCCGGTCGCGCTTGTTCAAGAACGGTCGTTATGCAGTATTTCAGCATGAATGAATCATACAGAACCGCCAATACGAGGGAAATTGCCAGCCGGGTGTGAAACAAGCGCGGATTGGCCGGGGGTTGTTGCTCCAGGAACTCGACGCGGCCTTCACCAATCCAGCCCCAGACCTTTCCAACCAGTAGACAGACAAACATGACCAAGAACCACCCGCCAAGTTCCCCCCGGAATATTGTCATCGCCAGGCATGTTTCTGTGACCGCAAACCATGCCTTTTCGTAAAGCTGTTCGGTTTCAATCGGCCGCAAGGGTCCGTACAGGAGACGTTGGAGCCAGAACAAGAAAAACCCCACGACGAGAAGACACAAGTTTGTAAGTATCTGCGGCAAGTCAGTATTCTGTGTTATTTCGCCGGCCTGATTCTAGAATGGCCACCGGGGAGACTCACCATGAGATTCGCGCTGCTCTGAGAAAGGTATACGCAAGCGGCGTAGAAATTAGCTCTCTGATGAAGCGCTTTCAGGACAATGGCCGTAGCCAGAGCCGCCGAGGCCTATCGAGAATGTTGGTCAGCCTGTTGTCGAGTCCAAGCTTCCTCCGCCTTGGGCGAGCAGCTTACCCCAGCATAAGCGGCTAGTCTCATGGCCAGAAACTTAACGAGGCGAGTTGGAAGCCCGATGTCATTGACATAAACACAAAAGGAAATGCAGCCAAAGTCAAGTGCAATAAGGCATTAGAAAGTCTGTCGATGCACAGCGTCCGTAGCAAGTGAGAGATTAGAAATGTGGCCGGAGATGGATCGCGTGTACGGAGGTTTTGGCCAGCTATACCTGTTACACTCAACACTACAACTCGTGGGGAACCCATCCGGCCCACCGCCCAAGTTCCTTGCCTTACGTCAGCGACACTAATCAGCCAAGACTCAGGAGTCAAGACTCGGCTTTCCCGAGTATATTTGTTTTTGTGATTGAGAGACTGTCAGAGGGTTGGAGGGCGAATTAGAGTTGGATGCTGGTTTTGAGTGAATTCTAATTGCTTCGTGTGGTTATCGATTGCAATGCAACACTTAACGGAAATACTGCGGAATATAAACTAACAGGCAGAAGCTGATCCAACTGCTGTGTCACTCCGAAGATTCCGTAGTGTATATTCTCCTCTCGTCTATCATTGATCTGCTTGAAGCTCCTAGATTCACAGCATGAATACGATCTGCGAGTCGACGATCTGGGAATGGATATTAGATCATGTGACCTGGATGTCAGACAGGCGATGGCTACGCATCAGCCGTAATCATCCTGATCAATGATATCCACATTGaatcattctcatcatctcgcTTGGATCTTGATGCGGAAACGCTCTAGCATAGTCCCATACAAAAAGAAGTCGAAAGGTCTCCGCGGACTCACCAAGCACATCGGCCAGACTATGATTTTCCTGGTATGATGGCGTCACAACAACTTCTATTTACAGCTACCCGCACTCAGACGTTCACATATCTGCTTGCCGTGTGTCCCTTCTCCATTGCGTTTTTGGTCTTCGTCAATTCATCTGTCTCATTTGTGGTCACTGATTTGATTGGACTACACGATGGTGAAGGAGACGCTGTTGGCACCTTGGGGTTTGCTGATGAACTGCTCGCGCTGGCCGCGTGCCCATTATGGGGAGTGCTCTCTGATCGTATAGGCGTCCGCAATGTACGTTCCGTTGGTTTTATCTACCAATATGGTTTCAAATCACTAATCACTGACATGCCCTCAACTAAGGTTTGCGTCATCGGCTACGGCATCATAGCTGTTTCGCTGGTCGTATTCGTGCAGGCAAGAAATGTCTACCCTCAGCTGCTACTGGGAAGGCTATTCTTCAGCCTTGGAGGCTCTGCAGTCTCAACCATGGTGACAGCTGTCTTACCTGCCGTGGCTGGAGAGACTCCAAGCGAGCAACTGCGGCCCGGGCGAGAATCCAGGGCTGAGGCGAAGTCTCCTTCCTCTCGGCTGGCTGGATTTGTGGGCATGTGCGCTGGCAGCGGTGCCCTCATATCTTTGGCCattttccttcctcttctagcTCGTTTTCAGAGCTGGGGTTACTCACCCTCGGAAGCCATCCAGAACAGTTACTACTTGGTTGCTTCTGTGGCAATTTTGGTCAGTTTCTGCTGCTTCATGGGTCTTAGGGGTCTTGCAAGCGAACAAGGAAAGGGATGGCACTTATTGTGGGCCTCTCCAAAGGCATCTGCGTCCGAGACCGACCCGCTAGACTTGAACAAAGGAGCGATACAATTACCATACCTCGGTCAACTTGGTACAGCACTTTACTTAGGGCTACAAAACCGGGATATATTCCTCGGTTACCTGGGAGGCTTTGTTGCACGCGCCTCATCAGTCGGCATTTCATTGTTCATTCCCCTTTTCGTCAACCACTACTATCGACGATCTGGCCTGTGCGGTCATGAGCAGGGCGAGGTGCCAGAATCGATACCGAGAGATATCAAACAAACATGCCGCAAAGCCTACATCTTGGCTTCTATCCTGACCGGCGTCTCTCAGCTAGTTGCTCTGATCGCGGCACCGGTGTTTGGATATCTATCGGAGAGATCGCGCCGGTACCATGCACCACTTCTGTTCGCATCTCTGGCTGGTATTCTTGGCTATACTGTATTTGCGCTGTTGCCTAGTCCTCAAATTAGTGGGCCAGACGGCAGTGCAGGTGTCTTGGTTCTAATGGGCTTGATCGGTATTAGCCAGATCGGGGCCATTGTCTGCAGCCTGGCGGTGCTGAGCAATGGTATCCTCAGAATCAGCCTTGATTCCGACGGTTCGGAGATTTTCCACACGCCAGAGGACCCCGGGAGTACTTCAACGAACCAGGTAAACCAAGACGTCGACGAGCATCAGCCCTTGCTACAAGGATCTCCGCGTCACAGAGGGCACCAGCTGTCCCACCTGAAGGGATCAATTGCTGGTGTTTATTCCCTGTATGGAGGGGCAGGGATATTGTTTCTGACCAAGCTTGGAGGTCTACTGTTCGATGATTTGTCTCCAAAGAGTCCATTCTATATAATGGCCGGCTTCAATGCTGTACTGCTTCTCGCAGGGATCGTAACTGGCGCAATGAGCTGTGCGAAAGAATCTGTTACCCGTGCTGAGGCTTAGCTGTGTGTCAATCACGGCGGATCAACTGTCGACACGAGTAGGCAGTGACTTGATCTTGGAAAGTGCAGGACGAAGAATTCTTGCGATTCGATTGATGGTATTTCCCAAACAGTGTGTGTTTGTTACATAAAGCAATGGACTTTGCATAACATGAACGCAGCGACCAGAGCTACGCTCTCATTGTTGCGGAGAGAGTAGAGGAATCATTCCTTGGAGGTATCTCTGATGGCCTCTGTACAGTAGTATTCTTCACCCACAGACGCTTTACCCAAGGAGGTAAGTTAATATTCCCAATCGGCATTAGTAATTATTACGCTAGTCCTGGAAAAGTCTAGCTGCCGCATCGGCGTTTCCCGTCAATGGAGTCAGTAGACAATCATCCAATCAGCAGTCTTCAAAGCCTTATTAGGCAATCCTGAGGCTATCCAGGTCTGGAATAACCACCAAGTGTTGCCCTTGTGCAGCTGAACAAAAACCACGACGGGTCTATCTACGGGCAGTCGGGTTGGGCACATCTCGAACCAGCAGTCTATGAAAGTCTAGGTCTACGATAAAATCTGGCTAGAGGCTTCTCAGCATACATTAGCGAGCCAACGAAACCATTACATTAGGCTTTCAGCCTCAGCAGCCTCCCATCCACTAATTGCTGACTCGTAAGATGCGAGCCATTTATCAGGGGCATGACACCCCAGAGGCGATTATCCTCGCCTCCCTTCGCTTCGCCATCTTTGGCCCCCATCATTCGAACTTTCTTCGAATGGTCTGTTTTGCTGCCAGTCACTCGTTTACGCCTGTACGAACATAATCTTTATATTTCTGAAATTTACTTTTAACGTTGTTCTCTTTCCGACGCCCTCGATCTATTCAACTCGAGTCTTGTCTCAGTATAATCACTCTCATTGAGATTCTGCGAAATGCGTTCCAACGCCATCCGCTCTCTTACGCTCCTGACGGCCACTGTGGCCACCGCCGCTGCTGAGAGCACCGTGTCGCTCTTTTTGCCCTATGTTGATACCCAAAGTCTCGTGGCGGAAGTCCTCGGCAGTGTACGTTTGTCAGAAATCATCATTGCTCAttgctcttcaagatcatccatcTGACGTGAGAACCCAGAGCGCCTCTGCAACCACCTACCGCGTCAACTGCGTCTCTGCCGGTGACGACTGCGGTATACCCTCAAGCGGTTTCACAGTTATCCAGGGCGCCTCGACGGTGCAGCAGGCCTATACATACGATGACTAGTATGTCGTCTCTGTTGCAAAAAGCAAATGGAACATGCCGCTGACATACTCAACAGCAATGTCGCATTCGGCTGCAATCTCGGCGGCACCACCTCTATCTCCTGTCTGGTTTCGCAGACGGACAGCACCACAACCCATGTGACTGCCACCGCCATGATCACAGACATCGGCTCTTTCTTTCTGCCCGTTGTGGTCACCGGCACTGCTACCGCCGGTGCTCACGCCACCACTGGAGCATCCGTCACAGGGGCCACGCCGTCGGCGACTGGACAGACTACCCTGGCTACGTCGGGCCCGTCTGTGACAAGCGGCCCCCAGGCCACTGGCTCTTCGGCTTCGGCCTCGGCCACGCCGTCCCACAGCTCCAGCGGAAACGCTGCCATCCCCCAGATTACTGGGAATGCCAACTGGGCTATTGGAGGTGCCGCTATGGCTATGGCCCTGGCCCTGGCTTAATAGCTCTGCCATATCATTTGCTGGGAAACGGGGTTCTGCTGTACAGACTATCAAACATAATATTACATAAACTGAACGCTGGGTAGTAAACCTGTCTACCCCAGCTTGGTCCCTTGGGACGGCCGCACTGGTAAATTGGCCGCCTTGTACAGGGAATCAATCGACTCCATCTGCCAGATACTCTCCTCCCCGCTGACCCAATACGCCGGCGTTTTGCCCTTAACCGCATCCACAAACGCCTCCAGCTGCCACCGATATGTACTCCAGTGCGGATTTCCGCCCTTCTCCCCCGTGCTGGTCACAACATTGCCCCACAAGGGACCACCAGAGTACTGCTTCTTATAGCTCACCTTGCCCGCCGTCTTATCCTGGATGGAGATGTAGTGGTACAGATGCGGCATCATCGCGTTATAGTAGTAGATGATCGCCTTCTCCGTCTCGACCTCGATGGACGGTAACTCCCAGACCCGCGGGATCACGCCCGCGACTTTCTCGCGCGCCATGTCCGTATACACGCGGCTGTGCACGGGGTTGCCGTCCGGGCCTTGGAAGTCGATATGCGCGTACATGGCTTCGTCAACGCGCGGGTCATCCTTGGACGGCCGCAcgctgacggagatgatctcctgcGGGAGCTGCGCATGCAGTGCATAGCGAGTAAACGACAAAGCATAGGTCATGTCCATTGCCGAGCCGCCTATCCCCTTGTCAACCACTGCACTTGCATTAGCACACAAAAATACCAAAACTCACTCACCTGCCAGGTCAAACTTCCACCGGATATCACCCCTGGGGATACCAGGACTAGCCGTCATAGCGGCCTTCGTACAGATTATCTTCCCGTATTCTCTCGAATCCAGGATCTGGCGCCATGCATGCGCGGCCGGATGGAACTGCCAATGGAACTACATCTGTCACCACCCCGCTGCACCTGCCGCGCaaacagaaaaagaaaagagacttACAGCCTCCTCAACAATCAACCCCTTCTCCCTCGCCAGCTCCACcaacttcttcgcctcgTCCGCATTCGCCGTGAACGGTTTCTCGCAGAGCACATGCTTCCCGGCCTGGAGCGCCTTCGCCGCCCACTCGTAGTGCAGGCTGTTCGGCGTGGAAATGTACACGATATCGACGTCCGGATCGTCCAGGAGATCCTGATACGAGCCGTAGGCTTTGGTAAAACGGTAGTTCCGCTGGTGCTTCTGGGCTGTTGAGAGATTGCGCGAGGCGATGGCATGGAGGATAACTAACGGGTGGGATTCGGCGGGGTGGATTACTAGAGAGTTTGGTTAGGATCAACGCGGCATCATAACGAAACAAAGTAAGCTTTACTGGCTGCAGGGTTGATCTGGGCGGTTGAGATGACGCCGAGTTTCAATGCGTCGGGGGTTTTACTGGGGATGCTATGGAGCCACGAGTAGACGTATTGGTGTAGGAATGTAGCGGCTTGGTCGACGAGCGCCATGATCACAACAAATACAATGACACAACAAATACAATGACGATTGTTTGAAGTTGAGAATTGGCCGAATCCTCTGGTTACTGTAGGTAAGATTGAGCCCATTTATAATGGTATTGCATTGCACCTGGTGGTCTGAGGTCCTGTCAATGATGCAACGGAGCCATGACGTTATAACTTCATCAGCTACCCTCGCACTTGAATCGACAACTGACAAGCGGATACCTCTCGCATATATTCGAATAGTTGGGCCTCTAAGCTATGGTAGATTGATTATTCTATCATAATCTTAAGCATGGGTTGAGGAGGGAAGGAGGTGTAATGTTATTCATAGCCTTGAAATACGGTCTCTTTCTCCGACTCCAAACTGATAGGAATGTCCCGTAGAAGGTCATCACCGAGAGTACTTGCCCCCTAGCCCAGCCAACCCCTTTCCAACGCCTCGGTCCTCTGGTCTCAGCTTTCTGTCGTCCCCCGGCGCCCGCACCTCTAGCCCGGCACGAAGGATGTTAGTCCGCAACAGCCGGAGATGTGCCTCTTTCCTGAAGTTGACAAGGCTTTCCAGCGCTGCTCGCTGCACGTCTGTCCGTAGATCAGTCTGCTTAGATACGAGAACCCCCTTTTCCAAGTCAATTCGAGCATCCAGCGTTCCATCCTGGATCAAGGTGATTAACTCTTGCACGAAGGGGGAGTTGAAGTCGGTCGGGTGCGCCTGGCCGGCAGCGACCCCTGGAGCAAAGATCTTCAACATGGAATCGAGCGTCACGCGGCTGAAAGGAACGAGATACTGCTGGATAGCCTTCGTGCGGATGCGGGTGAAAAGGGTGCTGACATGACGCTGAAGGTGGATGTCAAGTAGATAGTCGGCTTTGTAGGACTCAAGAATCTCCAAACAAGGTCGGAACTTCGAATTGCAGAAAAACGAGATTGCCCGGCGAATATGCGGTTCGAGTTCGAGGAAATTGCGGAACGAGTTGTTGTCAAGTACGCGTCGCTGGAGCTCGTTACGATCCATCGACGCAAGAGCACAGAGCCCACCATAGACCGCCACGTCGTTCGATGTGACGACTTCGTTGTAGGAATCCCCAAGTGATGGATCAGTGGTCAAGAAACTGTTGGCAGCATCTAAGTATGACCCGGAGTGCAGCTGGGACAAGCCCAAGGCGGCTGATATCTTAGGTTGATTCTTCGCCTGCTCTTCCGGTTTCGATTGGAGGTTGCGCAGCCGGTGCACGTTGGATTGTACGCTCAACCAGTCTCCCCGTTCGATTGCCACATTGATAATCTTGAACAACATAGACGCGATATGGCTGGGTGTCGTGCAGTAGTCCCTCATGCGCGAGTAGGCCTTGGAAGCGGCAACCAAGTTGCCGATTTGATGGTAGTGAAGTCC from Aspergillus fumigatus Af293 chromosome 8, whole genome shotgun sequence includes the following:
- a CDS encoding putative GPI anchored glycoprotein; the encoded protein is MRSNAIRSLTLLTATVATAAAESTVSLFLPYVDTQSLVAEVLGSKSSLLIALQDHPSDVRTQSASATTYRVNCVSAGDDCGIPSSGFTVIQGASTVQQAYTYDDYNVAFGCNLGGTTSISCLVSQTDSTTTHVTATAMITDIGSFFLPVVVTGTATAGAHATTGASVTGATPSATGQTTLATSGPSVTSGPQATGSSASASATPSHSSSGNAAIPQITGNANWAIGGAAMAMALALA
- a CDS encoding Gfo/Idh/MocA family protein, which translates into the protein MALVDQAATFLHQYVYSWLHSIPSKTPDALKLGVISTAQINPAAIIHPAESHPLVILHAIASRNLSTAQKHQRNYRFTKAYGSYQDLLDDPDVDIVYISTPNSLHYEWAAKALQAGKHVLCEKPFTANADEAKKLVELAREKGLIVEEAFHWQFHPAAHAWRQILDSREYGKIICTKAAMTASPGIPRGDIRWKFDLAVVDKGIGGSAMDMTYALSFTRYALHAQLPQEIISVSVRPSKDDPRVDEAMYAHIDFQGPDGNPVHSRVYTDMAREKVAGVIPRVWELPSIEVETEKAIIYYYNAMMPHLYHYISIQDKTAGKVSYKKQYSGGPLWGNVVTSTGEKGGNPHWSTYRWQLEAFVDAVKGKTPAYWVSGEESIWQMESIDSLYKAANLPVRPSQGTKLG
- a CDS encoding COP9 signalosome complex subunit 1; protein product: MDSTLPDAFDASQTGLYAGQASSTGVLDPEGTNGNMIASAPFVKVDDPPKFELESYIANYTGTCSTYLSTEALKAAVVEAKAGKDVVRYQQAVRALAEVSPNEPEAIEDTKWVDHMQRVVKSETDRLEHELRGYKNNLIKESIRMGNEDLGLHYHQIGNLVAASKAYSRMRDYCTTPSHIASMLFKIINVAIERGDWLSVQSNVHRLRNLQSKPEEQAKNQPKISAALGLSQLHSGSYLDAANSFLTTDPSLGDSYNEVVTSNDVAVYGGLCALASMDRNELQRRVLDNNSFRNFLELEPHIRRAISFFCNSKFRPCLEILESYKADYLLDIHLQRHVSTLFTRIRTKAIQQYLVPFSRVTLDSMLKIFAPGVAAGQAHPTDFNSPFVQELITLIQDGTLDARIDLEKGVLVSKQTDLRTDVQRAALESLVNFRKEAHLRLLRTNILRAGLEVRAPGDDRKLRPEDRGVGKGLAGLGGKYSR
- a CDS encoding putative MFS transporter, whose amino-acid sequence is MMASQQLLFTATRTQTFTYLLAVCPFSIAFLVFVNSSVSFVVTDLIGLHDGEGDAVGTLGFADELLALAACPLWGVLSDRIGVRNVCVIGYGIIAVSLVVFVQARNVYPQLLLGRLFFSLGGSAVSTMVTAVLPAVAGETPSEQLRPGRESRAEAKSPSSRLAGFVGMCAGSGALISLAIFLPLLARFQSWGYSPSEAIQNSYYLVASVAILVSFCCFMGLRGLASEQGKGWHLLWASPKASASETDPLDLNKGAIQLPYLGQLGTALYLGLQNRDIFLGYLGGFVARASSVGISLFIPLFVNHYYRRSGLCGHEQGEVPESIPRDIKQTCRKAYILASILTGVSQLVALIAAPVFGYLSERSRRYHAPLLFASLAGILGYTVFALLPSPQISGPDGSAGVLVLMGLIGISQIGAIVCSLAVLSNGILRISLDSDGSEIFHTPEDPGSTSTNQVNQDVDEHQPLLQGSPRHRGHQLSHLKGSIAGVYSLYGGAGILFLTKLGGLLFDDLSPKSPFYIMAGFNAVLLLAGIVTGAMSCAKESVTRAEA
- the hrdA gene encoding E3 ubiquitin-protein ligase HRD1, which gives rise to MRLAAYAGASAALATAIVLKALHQRANFYAACVYLSQSSANLMILTNLCLLVVGFFLFWLQRLLYGPLRPIETEQLYEKAWFAVTETCLAMTIFRGELGGWFLVMFVCLLVGKVWGWIGEGRVEFLEQQPPANPRLFHTRLAISLVLAVLYDSFMLKYCITTVLEQARPDMMVMFGFEFAILTILSSSTAARYTISLVELYITRQQIKAKVEERRREIRAAREEALRQNAQTGETPPAADLPDENDIDQMEIDVPGWEEKGRWIFYLDLLTDFFKLTVYLSFFAILFMFYGLPIHILRDVVVTIRSFVRRITDFVRYRNATRDMNERYPDATPEEVAREDVCIICREEMAHWQEPAGVGEGGAAPAQPRPRIPERLRPKKLPCGHILHFSCLRSWLERQQNCPTCRRPVMAPTRGRDHPPANINLVQGNGGAGPQPNVPAGNQPFGQNGPADNLPRARIFQFGPFRIGFGAGRGDLFRNFHQQIHQGNAPAQQANNGIPPGARQIGFGLGFGRPTPAPVPQALPTNTPSNFVQMQNQLHQMELQIMQEINNLRVTAEQLHYVRLLQAELQRLRNPPAASSDPNTTITPASTFQPSSSLSATLRRQFTSDPQASAIPSGDSRLPEGLSLPEGWSLIPLQSAGQGPSGISSPVPTTAPEPIPTVQVREGPSVTENSAPAAGMNGESSSTVDAARSPTSSLPDWGSETPTAAAHSYIESSPQNLDKELFGKPSETKESSAWDDEATNTDKSPESSSSKGKARVVTVEDAADEET